Within Sandaracinaceae bacterium, the genomic segment TCCCGAGGTCGGGAGGTCAAGTTGTTCAACGACCCGCCGATGTGAGGAAGACCATGCATTCCATCCTGGTGGTGGACGACGACGAGCTCGTCCGGCGGACCATTCGGCACGTGCTGCAGCGCGCCGGCTTCGAGACCATCGGGGCGGCGGGCGGCGCGGAGGCCCTGCGGATCGCGAGAGAAGAGGCGCTCAGCGTGGCGCTCGTCGACTACCGCATGCCGGGCATGGACGGGCTGAGCCTCCTGGCCCGCCTGCGTGACGTGCAGCCGTCGATGGTGCGCCTGCTGGTGTCGGGCGCGCTCGACGTCGACGTGATGGTCGACGCGGTCAACCGCGGTGAGGTCGCCCGGATCATCCAGAAGCCGGTCCACCCGAAGGACCTCGTCGCCACCGTCCGCGAGGCCATCGAGACGGCCGAGCGCGCCGGCCTCCGCTGGCAGCGCGCCCGCGACACGGCCCATCAGGAGCAGGGTCGAGCCCTCGACGCGCTCATCGCCCGCGGCGGGATCTCGCTGGGCCTCCAGCCGATCACGCGGGCCGACGACCGCCGCACGGTCGCCTTCGAGGCGCTCCTGCGCTGCGACTGCCCCACGCTCACCGGGCCCGAGCAAGTCCTGGCCGCGGCGGAGGCGCACGACGCCGTCCACGCCCTGGGACGCGCCGTGGCGCACGCCGCCGCGGAGTGGCTCTCCAAAGTCCCGGCCCCGATCCAGCTGTTCTTGAACCTGCACCCGGACGAGCTGACGGACGCCGAGGCGCTGATGATCCGCATGGGCCCGCTCCGCGCGCACGCGCGCCGGGTGGTGCTGGAGATCACCGAGCGCTCGTCGTTGATCGGCCGCCCCGGCTGGGCCGCGTCGGTCGGGCGGCTGCGAGAGGCCGGCTTTCGCATCGCGGTCGACGATCTCGGCGCCGGCGCGAGCTCCCTCGCCGCGCTCGCGGACATCGACCCGGACATCGTGAAGCTCGACATGAGCCTCACCCGGGACCTCGATCGGGAGCCGCGCAAGCAGCGGCTGGTGGATCTGCTCTGCCGCTTCGCGTCCACCACGGGCGCGCAGGTCGTGGCCGAGGGGATCGAGACGCAGGAGGAGGCGCAGACGGCGACCGGCCTGGGCGTGGATCTGCTGCAGGGCTGGTACCTCGGGCGCGCCGAGACGGACCCCGGCCGCGTGCTCCGCTACGCGATGGCCGAGGAGCTGCCCTTCTCCGCGCGCCGCGCGGCGAGCGGGATGCGCACGAAAGCGCTCAGGCTCGTCCCGGCCGACGACGAAGCCGAGACCGGCTGACGCGCTTCCGGGCCCCTCTCCATTTTCGTCGAGACGCCCGACACGCGGGTGGGGCACACTCGCGCCCTCTCTCTCTCCCGAGGTATCGATGAAGATGAAGCTCTCGAAGGGACTGCGCATCGCCGCGGCCTGGATGATTCTCGGCGCGATCGTGGCGTGTGGTGGCAGCGACGACGACGACGCGCCCCCGGTGGCGCCGACGCCGACCCAGCCCGCCACGCCCACGCCGCCGCCCACGCAGCCCGCGACCGGCGCCCAGCCCGGCTCGGCGACCCCGAACGTCTCGCTGACGCCCGGCTTCATGCCCGACCCGCAGACCGCGCAGGGCACGGCGGGCGGCTCGACGATGGCCAACAGCTTCGACCCCAACTGCAACGCGGGCCGCATCCCGCCGCAGGCGCAGCACAACGTCACCCTCTCGAGCAACTTCGGCAACCTCCGCGTGATGGTGAACTCGCAGCACGACACCACCCTGGCCATCCGCGGCCCGGACGGCACCTGGCGCTGCAA encodes:
- a CDS encoding EAL domain-containing response regulator; the encoded protein is MHSILVVDDDELVRRTIRHVLQRAGFETIGAAGGAEALRIAREEALSVALVDYRMPGMDGLSLLARLRDVQPSMVRLLVSGALDVDVMVDAVNRGEVARIIQKPVHPKDLVATVREAIETAERAGLRWQRARDTAHQEQGRALDALIARGGISLGLQPITRADDRRTVAFEALLRCDCPTLTGPEQVLAAAEAHDAVHALGRAVAHAAAEWLSKVPAPIQLFLNLHPDELTDAEALMIRMGPLRAHARRVVLEITERSSLIGRPGWAASVGRLREAGFRIAVDDLGAGASSLAALADIDPDIVKLDMSLTRDLDREPRKQRLVDLLCRFASTTGAQVVAEGIETQEEAQTATGLGVDLLQGWYLGRAETDPGRVLRYAMAEELPFSARRAASGMRTKALRLVPADDEAETG